The Scleropages formosus chromosome 15, fSclFor1.1, whole genome shotgun sequence genomic sequence ATTTGTGTGAACTTAACAGATGTGGTACTGCTTCTCAAAACATTACTGTGGATCTGCCCAAACAAACTAAAGGGTAATGAGCATATCAACCCTCTCAGGCCcaaattaatactagcagtAGGGAATGCTAGTATTagtaggcacacacacacacacacacacacattttcagaaccgcttgtcccatacggggtcacggggaaccggagcctaacccggtaacacagggcgtaaggccggagggggaggggacacacccaggacgggacgccagtccgccgcaaggcaccccaagcgggactcgaaccccagacccaccggagagcaggactgtggtccaacccacttcgccaccgcgcccccctattagtaggcaattacatttatttatttagcagacgcttttctccaaaacaacttccaatgaactctatgtagagttatcagcccacacacttcattcactgcggtgacttacactgctagatacactacttacactgggtcactcatccatacatcagtggaacacactctctctctctgtcactcacacactataggtgaacctgggcagcatgtctttggactgtgggaggaaacccaaacagagaccatgcaaactccacacagactgagcagggatcaaatgcatgtcctcttgcaccacccaggtgctgtgagacagcagtgctacttgctgtgcctccATGCCGCCTCATCACAATTAGTGATGCTAATATGCAACGTCTGCCTGGAGAGGGCCAAGTTAATTTAATGAGTTTCACACCGACTGCGAAGTAGGGTCTTATTTGAGAACGCACCGGTTTTGATGCACCACTCCTCCCGCGCCACGAGAACCACCATCGCCCTCCCTTCTTCGGCATCTTCTCCTTGATGATGCTCTCCACCGTACCCTGAGACAAATGCACAACTCAAACTGAACCAAAAGCCACCGGTGACAATCTATATCAATCTGGAGAAAAACTTGAACTTCAGGAGATTTCTCTTATGTCAAcaatagttttaaaataaattccccTCTTTTGAAAGCAAAGTACTGCAAATCTCTTTAAATGTAGAAGCTGTATTTAAACTGAAATCAATGAAGCCCTTGGAGGTATGAAAATGGGCTTACAGGGTTTGTGAAGTGCAGGCTTACTTTGAAAGCAATACTAtataaaaaatcttaaaaatgaagcaaaactaTCACTGTACTATTACAATCCATGACATAATTCCATGCAAAGGTAATcaattttcagtgaaataaatccAGCGCAATATTTTctcagaatttatttatgggaATTTTCCTAGGAGGAGTCCTGagctttcatcagattcttaaaGGAGTCTGTGGCCTAGAAAAGATCAAGAATCTCTACCTAGAATGTGGTCAATTGTTTCcgaataaatataaaggatGAGAATTTgacaaaacaagaacaaatgtGTTTATAGCTTTACACACGGAACCCAACATAATTAACTCAGATGTTAAACCACTTGAGGGGTCCGGCAGAAAGCTGCAGTATGTTTACGGTCTACAGAGCCTCTGCCTTCGGCCTCCTGTGACCtcagtgcccttgagcgagaTGGAGAGGTGGTGTCATGTTGTGTTGGGGTACCTTTGGTAAAGGCTTCTGAAACGCCTGCATAGCCAGCATCAGAGGAGCTGCAGTGATCCAGTTGTAGTACCTGCAGAGAGAACAAACAGGTTCAGTCAAGTGATTCATATTTTAGCAGAGCGAATCAGGCATTAAATTcagattaaactgaaaaaaacacttattgGAGTTTGCCGGCTGAACAGCGAAACTTTCTGACCTTAAAAGCAGACATATTGTTCTGAACTGAAAAAGAACTGAACGGAGAGTCAGAAAAGAAGGTTGCGGGATGATTTTGTGAATGTTTCGCACTATAAATGCCTTGAATATTGTCAGTTATGTTAAGTACGTGCAAGAAGGGCTACTGTGATGGTTATTCTTGTGGCGCCGTCGAGTCAACCCTAATTTGTAGTGACCACTTCTGCGGTTTTCGAGGCAACAAAAGAGCCAAAGTGGCTTGAGATCTTGAGATTGCCTTCTGTTCATGTTTTGGGGGGAGTCCCTGAGCAGGACCACCATCAAGCAGCTTAAAAGTTCATAGGCACCAACCTGACTGTATGTTCTACCACAGCGAAGGTTTCGGAGCTGAAAAATATTGTTACTCACTTAGTTCCAATCTTCACCACTAGATTTGGATCATCAATGATTGTCGGGTTTTCAGAAAACTGCTGATAGGATACTGCCTTTTCTTGAAATTTTTCTGTAGGAGGAAAAGTCAAACATGATTGAGAACTAACTGATATTTGTATTGCTCAACAAAGATTTCAACTTGTATTATTTTCTCAtctttgcttttcttcctgttgctaaaacaaatcttttcaacaaatctaaaaaaaaaaaatagttttaatttagcTATTCCATCTCTCTGGAATAATAAAATTCTAAGTATAATGTGCAGCTGGAAAATGGCTAACCTTTAGTAATTTCCTTGTTGTCAGTTAGTCCTCCACATAGAGAGATGGCGATAGAGGGCAGATCTCCTAAGTGTTCAGAGAAGCTATCGATGCCACTGTCCATGCCTGAACTGCCAATGGACTGAGGTGATGGGCTGACACTCCTGACCGCATTCTCTGTCCTGCTCCTGCCAGCACCATCCCTGTCATTTGCAAGTCACCAAAGTATCCATTTAGGGACTGAGTGGGTGTGTACAATTATAATACAGTCACTTGGCACAATCttgagttttaaaaatttaacaaatctAGCTGTTTATAATAAGAAATGTTCCATTATTCATGAGAGACAACTTTTTACTGAAGGTCACCTTTTAGGAAAGTAGAGAGCAGCAACTTCAGGCTCCAGTCCTGTGATGTCATCAAGATACACCCCATCTGCTCCTAGATGGCGACTCCTTTTCTCTAAGGATAGTTGACACCAATCACTTCTGTTCAGCTGCCAGATATGTGTGTCCATACTGAAGGGAATTTTGTTTTTGGTAGGGGGGCTTCAAAATCAAAGTGACGGTCATACCTTTCCTTTTGGATGGTGAGTCGGTCTTGTTGACTGGGAGGGAACCTGGGCTGTCCCCATCGTCAGAAACGAGGGAGGCCACTGTGCCCCTTCCTTCTACCTCTGGCTCCACGGTGGGGACAGTGGCACCCTCTTGCAACTCAGGCCCAGCTGGGATGAGCAACAAAGACTCCACTGGTGCCTGTTCCCCCATGATAGATCCACATTGATTGCTTTCTGTTGCTAACAGGGCCATAGGGGCCGATATCAGAACCTCCACCTCTGTCGGGATGAAGGACAGCTGGGGATAAAAGCAGGGGGATAAAGTCAAAACAGTTTCCAGAGAGTGGATACTCTGGGCGAGCTCCCAGCGCGTCCTCAGTTGGTCTTTACTTCACTGATTAGTGTTTCATGTAAACTGTGCACTGGCATTTCTGAAGCTTACATAAGCATGCACTGGATCTGGTCAGTACCATTACTGTCCACTCCATTACAGCCATTTACATCCATTCCTGCTCAGAGAACCATGCAAGAGCTGTAGCAGTACCTTGGCAGCATGGGGCAGCTCTCCCCACGTCCACAACATCTCGGGGTTGTCCTGCTTGTCTTTTTTTGATGGTTTTGTCACGAGCTCCGAATCACTGTTTGGGGTCTCGGATCGAGAATTCTTGGGGCTTTGACAAGAGAAAAGTCAAATCTTGGTTTCAGCCAAATTTCAGTCCAAGTCTTTCAAACATGATTTACAGTTTACTGTATTATTGCCCCACTGAGTGACAACATCATTGTTGGAAATTGAAGAGAATTTCTGTGCTTTTGTCTATATCGCTACAATTCAGGTCTATTCTTCACAGCTCAAATGCTGAAGAGATGGACTGAGCACTCTAGGCACATAGTGCTGGAAAGGACCTCATACCTATGTCGAGGCTCGAAGGGGGAAGACTGCTGGGGGCAGGAGTGAGACAGACCCCCACGGGCTGGAACTGTCAGAGAGCAGGTCAGACTTTCATGCTCAATCATCATGCTGTGGGTTTTATAAgtagaagaaaagcaaacatgtCAGACTGTTAACACTGACTAATGCCCAGGTCATCTTTACCTGTCTGTATTCACAGATGCATATCCTCCATGAGGTACTTTCtagaaaagcaatttaaaagcACTAAAATGAGAAAGATtttgccaaaattttgcaaCTCTACTACATTCTCAGATCTTATGAAGATAACTGTTACTTTCCTATTCGGATGCTGTGACACTTAAGACAGCACTAAGAGATGAACCCACCATGCAAGCCTCTTACGCTTtcaaagtatatatatatatttttgttcagGCTGCACTTTTccgtcagaaaaaaaaaaaaaacagagttgGACAGAAAACACTGACGCCTTAAATATGCACTGTGCGGTTAATGCACTCAGTGGACAGGAAACTTGTACACAGTTGCAGGCGCAGCCGTTTTCATCCAGTGTTGCGGTTCTTTTACAAGTGGTGCCTTAAGGGGAGACTCGGAGAATACCTGTACTTCTCTTGCTCCCACCACTACTTACTGAATCTTGTTTTGCACACATGTGCCATTCTGGTTATTCTGgttcacattattattagctCATTTAGGTGATGGTGTACTCGAGAGGAActcacaatgttaggtttgcgTACCATATTATTCCATTTATACCACaatttttcatccatttatgtAGCTAGATGACAGTCACCGGAGCAACCCAGGAGCAACTTTTTGCAACAGTACCCCATGGGAGCAGGGAATCAAAGGCAGGCTCTTGAACGAAAGTCACTGGACTGCTGTGCTATGTTACCTACTGGTCTGCATGCTGGGTCACTCAGAATGGCATCAACTCCATCATTTCAGGCAGGACTGGACCTACCTCGGCAGACTAAACTGGCCCCCTTCGGAAAGTTGACAAGCCGTATTTTGTGTAAAAGTATTTCCCATGGATCCTTGTTCCAAGTAGATATCACATGGTGAGGGcctaaaacataaacaaaaacacaattttaaacaaacgactaactgtaaataaatacaacttcCAAAACAAGAACGACATGATTTAGATCAGCACACATCCAGACAGCTGGATTCATTAAACATACAGGATTGTTCCAAAACAAGAGTGTTTGAGGAAAAAGTACAGAGAACATTGTTTTGTTCCAAAGAGCAAATCCCTGGACCTCTTCCAACACAACAGGCTGCATTTCATAGAAAGGAACACGTGTGTCCAGTTGCACAGGTCTAAACACACTGTTCACAcgctgcctgaaactgcttgtcctgagcagagggGTTGcagaaaaccagagcctaacccagcaacaccaggtgtaaggggacacactcaggagggaCCACCgatccaccacaaggcaccccaaacaggacttgaaccccagacccaccacagagcaggacctggctaaacccactgtgctaccacacccctTGGGTCTaaacaaaaaagctaaattgcatgagttgttttattgtttatgttcattaaaataatatctAGTGCTGGTGACATTAGTAAGATTGCAAATAGGaacttttttgacttttttttgcacacaagTATAGACAGTGCTTGGAGTTGACAGAAGGACTGTAGTCGAAGCTTATTATGGAGGACacgatgtttttgtttttgtgtttgactttGGCAAACGGAAAAAGGTCCGCGAGATTCTGGGAAAGGACGAGAGCCAAGGCTTGCCTTGGATCTTTTGTGAGGCTCACAACGCAACTTTGCTTTCTTGGAAAATGTTCCCACAGTTGATTCATAGAGGATCAGTTGTTTACTTCGGCAGCAAAGATGTGCTTCCACATTTCAAGTCGGGTCCCACTTTCTTCTCGAGCTGTGTGAGCACAGCTCATACAACCAAATGTGGCTCAGGTCTCTTGTTTGAGACAAAAACAGTACTCCCTTTAGAAAACCCTTTCTTGTGTAAGCCAtaagaataaaagtaaacatttaatgttaactgcaagaaatgaaaatttgtttttgtttcgtGCTGTTTTGATATGCTCTCATTTAA encodes the following:
- the lpin1a gene encoding phosphatidate phosphatase LPIN1 isoform X2; protein product: MNYVGQLAGQMFVQVKELYRGLNPTTLSGCIDVIVVRQPDGTLQCSPFHVRFGKMGVLRSREKVVDIEINGEPVNLHMKLGENGEAFFVKETEEGQEVIPSYLTTSPILTEGATLMEAQLSKGPAHLPECGSGPSVLALCAPQIVGDNGILKKRRKRRKRNKADSLKKEDSGDESEDEDMFTIDMSSDEDKELDSSWPSPCDIYLEQGSMGNTFTQNTACQLSEGGQFSLPSMMIEHESLTCSLTVPARGGLSHSCPQQSSPFEPRHSPKNSRSETPNSDSELVTKPSKKDKQDNPEMLWTWGELPHAAKLSFIPTEVEVLISAPMALLATESNQCGSIMGEQAPVESLLLIPAGPELQEGATVPTVEPEVEGRGTVASLVSDDGDSPGSLPVNKTDSPSKRKEKRSRHLGADGVYLDDITGLEPEVAALYFPKRDGAGRSRTENAVRSVSPSPQSIGSSGMDSGIDSFSEHLGDLPSIAISLCGGLTDNKEITKEKFQEKAVSYQQFSENPTIIDDPNLVVKIGTKYYNWITAAPLMLAMQAFQKPLPKGTVESIIKEKMPKKGGRWWFSWRGRSGASKPESSLQQGVAENREQPGKTVTVTRRKDESSSSDDEHPVTRQSTGPAQPEVMNSSGTVSYQKTLRLTSEQLRNLQLKDGPNDVVFSVTTQYQGTCRCEGTIYLWNWDDKIVISDIDGTITRHPWAHPPNPGQRLDPPGNRSPLPPCEPKWL